The Planococcus versutus genome contains a region encoding:
- the opp4B gene encoding oligopeptide ABC transporter permease has protein sequence MWKLIVRRTLITIPQIIVLSLLVFILAQAMPGDALTGLIDPSIDPATIEAMRERLGLNNPWYVQYIDWIKGVVQGDFGQSFRFKMPVSDLIGGRMINTLWLSLATLILTYLIAIPLGIISGRFNDTWLDRAITGYTYIGFAAPLFIFALVMLFIFGFQLGWFPTSGSVAPGTTPGTFEYFISKLNHLLLPAVSMALITTVSTVQYLRSEIIDTKQKDFIVTARAKGSSESRVYNRHVLRNSLLPIAAFFGYEITGLIGGTIFIENIFGYPGMGELFLSSISLRDYSVMTALVLLFGLAAIIGALLSDIILSLVDPRIRIK, from the coding sequence ATGTGGAAATTAATTGTACGCAGAACACTGATCACTATCCCGCAAATTATTGTCTTAAGTCTTTTAGTATTTATTTTAGCTCAAGCAATGCCTGGAGATGCTTTAACCGGACTCATCGATCCAAGTATTGACCCAGCAACGATTGAAGCAATGCGTGAACGTCTTGGATTGAACAATCCATGGTATGTCCAGTACATCGATTGGATTAAAGGAGTTGTACAAGGAGATTTCGGTCAATCGTTCCGCTTTAAAATGCCAGTATCTGATTTGATCGGTGGACGAATGATTAATACGCTTTGGTTGTCTTTAGCAACATTGATTTTGACATACTTGATCGCTATTCCATTAGGCATTATTAGTGGACGTTTTAACGATACTTGGTTAGATCGTGCAATTACAGGATACACATACATTGGTTTTGCAGCTCCGTTATTTATTTTTGCTTTGGTAATGCTGTTCATATTCGGCTTTCAACTTGGCTGGTTCCCGACAAGTGGAAGCGTAGCACCTGGTACAACACCTGGAACGTTCGAATATTTTATCAGTAAATTGAATCATTTATTATTGCCAGCGGTATCGATGGCTTTGATCACTACTGTTTCTACAGTTCAGTATTTGAGAAGTGAGATCATTGACACAAAACAAAAAGATTTTATTGTAACAGCTCGAGCTAAAGGCTCATCTGAATCACGTGTTTATAATCGTCATGTGCTTCGCAACTCGTTGCTTCCAATCGCTGCTTTTTTTGGATACGAAATCACAGGATTGATTGGCGGAACGATATTCATTGAAAACATTTTTGGCTATCCTGGAATGGGGGAATTATTCCTTTCTTCTATTAGTTTACGTGATTATAGCGTAATGACAGCGCTTGTTCTGCTATTTGGACTTGCTGCTATCATTGGTGCATTGTTATCAGATATTATCTTAAGTTTAGTAGATCCACGTATCCGGATTAAATAA
- a CDS encoding ABC transporter ATP-binding protein, whose product MSLIEVENLKVHFPVRGGVFQTVQDQVRAVDGVSFSIEQGQTYGLVGESGSGKTTTGRAIIGLNDITSGKVMFEGRDLATIGKKEYIDVRKDIQMIFQDPFSSLNPKKRVADIVAEPLRNYENLSAKEERIRIQELMELVGLSPEAIYKYPHEFSGGQRQRIGIARAIALNPKLIIADEPVSALDVSVQAQVLNFMREIQKELNLTYLFISHDLGIIRHMCDHIGIMYKGRYVEHGTADEIFTNPQHIYTKRLIAAIPDSNPRNREMHYENRKLVKSEYDRLEKDFFDEEGLPFSLKSISATHQVALAERG is encoded by the coding sequence ATGTCGCTAATTGAAGTTGAAAATCTTAAAGTTCATTTTCCTGTTCGTGGTGGAGTCTTTCAAACTGTACAAGATCAGGTTCGTGCAGTAGATGGCGTGTCATTCTCGATTGAACAAGGTCAAACGTATGGGCTTGTTGGAGAATCGGGTTCAGGCAAAACAACAACAGGCCGAGCCATTATCGGCTTGAATGACATTACTTCAGGAAAAGTAATGTTTGAAGGTAGAGATTTAGCTACAATCGGTAAAAAAGAATACATCGATGTACGGAAAGATATCCAAATGATTTTTCAAGATCCTTTTTCATCACTCAACCCTAAAAAGCGAGTAGCCGATATTGTAGCCGAACCGCTCCGAAACTATGAAAACCTATCTGCAAAAGAAGAACGCATTCGCATTCAAGAACTTATGGAACTCGTAGGTCTTAGTCCAGAAGCCATTTATAAATATCCACATGAATTTTCTGGTGGCCAACGCCAACGAATTGGCATTGCACGTGCCATTGCGTTAAACCCTAAATTGATTATTGCTGATGAACCTGTATCTGCGTTAGATGTATCAGTTCAAGCTCAAGTATTAAACTTTATGCGTGAAATTCAAAAAGAATTAAACTTAACATATTTATTTATAAGTCATGATTTGGGCATTATTCGCCATATGTGCGACCATATCGGCATTATGTACAAAGGTCGTTACGTTGAACATGGAACAGCTGACGAGATTTTCACTAATCCACAGCATATTTACACAAAACGATTAATTGCAGCAATTCCAGATAGCAATCCGCGTAATCGGGAAATGCATTATGAAAATCGTAAATTGGTGAAATCCGAGTACGATAGGCTGGAAAAAGACTTTTTTGATGAAGAAGGTTTGCCTTTCTCGTTAAAATCAATTTCAGCTACCCATCAAGTAGCGTTGGCTGAGAGAGGTTGA
- a CDS encoding ABC transporter ATP-binding protein, whose product MKDVLLEIKNLETSFRIKDDYYAAVDNVSLDVRKNEVLAIVGESGSGKSAFAFSIMGLHTRAKIEGHINYKGNNLVEATPNQMKKLRGNEMGMIFQDALSALNPLMVVGAQIDEAIFLHNPKTSKSLRKKQVINLLNQVGIPRPEKTYYQYPHELSGGMRQRIVIAMAISNQPELLIADEPTTALDVTIQSQILDLIKELKETIHAGIILITHDLGVVAEMADRVAVMYAGQIVEIADIYTLMENPLHPYTRSLLNSIPTLSEVKSDLHVIQGVVPSLQNLPRTGCRFASRIPWMEDSTHEASPELHEISTGHFVRCTCYKDFYFPEQVKEDHTYVAN is encoded by the coding sequence ATAACGTTTCATTAGACGTTCGAAAAAATGAAGTACTAGCAATTGTTGGTGAGTCAGGTTCTGGGAAAAGTGCATTTGCATTTTCTATTATGGGACTTCACACACGTGCCAAAATTGAAGGGCACATCAATTACAAGGGCAATAATCTAGTAGAAGCAACTCCAAACCAAATGAAAAAGTTGCGCGGTAATGAAATGGGAATGATCTTTCAAGATGCTCTTTCAGCACTCAATCCGCTTATGGTAGTAGGTGCGCAGATTGATGAGGCGATTTTTCTTCATAATCCAAAAACGTCTAAAAGCTTACGAAAAAAACAAGTGATTAACTTATTAAACCAAGTTGGAATTCCTCGTCCTGAAAAAACGTATTACCAGTATCCACATGAATTGTCAGGTGGGATGCGTCAACGCATCGTTATCGCAATGGCGATTTCAAATCAACCAGAGTTGCTGATTGCTGATGAACCAACAACCGCACTCGATGTAACAATTCAGTCGCAAATTTTAGATTTAATCAAAGAATTAAAAGAAACTATTCACGCGGGCATTATCTTAATTACACATGATTTGGGTGTAGTTGCAGAAATGGCTGACAGAGTCGCAGTTATGTATGCAGGACAAATTGTGGAAATTGCTGATATTTATACATTGATGGAAAATCCACTGCATCCGTATACACGTTCGTTATTAAACTCAATTCCAACATTGTCAGAAGTGAAATCAGATCTTCATGTAATTCAAGGCGTGGTACCATCGCTCCAAAACTTGCCAAGAACAGGATGCCGTTTTGCTTCTCGTATACCTTGGATGGAAGATTCAACTCACGAAGCATCACCTGAACTGCATGAAATTAGTACGGGTCATTTTGTACGCTGCACATGCTACAAAGATTTTTACTTCCCAGAACAAGTCAAGGAGGACCACACCTATGTCGCTAATTGA